The DNA region tgaaataaataatctcCAACTTGGCACTTTCTGTTCTGATGAAGAGTAGACTTGATATCATAATCTCCATATAACCATCAACCAAGGTACATGAATTTAAGATACCATTGCTGTGAAAATGCCTAAAAGAAATGCTTTCAATACAATATGGGATTAtaacaaaagaaatgaattttATAACACTGACATGAATTTGATAGACAGAGAGAGGAGAAGTCACAGAGCAAAGCATATGGTTTGATGGAGCGACACTGCCACCATCGTTCCTCGGAGCAATCTGTGCATATCTAAAATTTTTCTCGACACGGACGATCCCAATGAGTTACCAGTCATCCTTTCCCTCTATGGGACCCCGGGCTTCTCTCCGCGAAAAATCCTCTTCATCTGGGTCGCCGTGACTTACTACTTGGAGTTCCAACAACCATTAACAGTGGAGCGCTACCCCCCTCTGCAAGTGTCGATGCACAAGGACAGAAATCACCGAAATCAACTACCACACAAGAGCGGAGTTATCAATGAGAATGATCAGTTGCGACTTCAAAAACTTGGGAGGGCGACAAAAACtgcagaaaaaaagaagaaagagggCAATGCATGTGATGGGGAAAGGTTGAAAAATAAGAGGAAACTGAATAAGAGGAAATCGAAGAGGTACATGGGGAGACAAATTAAATAACTGAAAATGAAACACAACTGGTAACCTATAATGAAAACAATGGAAAGagcttcaattttttttagcaTAGGGATAGAATGGCAGtgaagatttggaaaaaaagaaaaaagaaaaaaagaaaaaaacaattgGAAACAAAAACTGAAAAACTGTGAGGCAAAATGAATTTAGTGTATCCATGTAAGGGGGAACCAATCAGCAAGAAGATGGCTTTAAGATAGCGAGAGGGCGCGTAGGAAGAGGCAAAAGGAGGCATAGGGAATGGTCTCTTTCATATAGGGGCATTATTGgaatattatgatatatatgagGGTATTTTAGGAAGTAAAATGTGGAGAATCAAATAAAGGAGCTCCAACACTTTTATATTTATCAAGTACAGATAGAAGGAAacgaaggaaaagaaaagggagtGGAGAAGAAATTTTAAGGTCTATACAAGTTTCTCctcacccttttttttttcctcctaaTTACAAGAGAGACCCGtaagtataatgaaataaaaattctaaggTCCTGCTTGTTATATCGAAATGGAATGGAAAGGAATGGAATGAAAATCCATCCTTCTACTCCATTTCTTTATATGGAAACGCTTGTATGAGTTAAAAGGGAAATTTCTTTATGATATGATCGAATGGTCATTCCTTTGAAAAACTTAAGGAATACTCATTCCATTATTTCTACTAAGTTTTACATATAGGGGTTTATTGCACCATATAACCTAACGTTTACATATATTCTTAGATCTATCATAACGTTGTTTTTTTGCCGGAGGTATCCCAACGTtgctatttttatttcaccAACTATCTCTTGGGGCTAGATGGTGATATCAAATTAGCAATATTGGGATGCCTCAGGCGAAAAATCGATGTTGAAATAGATCTAAGAATATCTGTCAACGGTAGGCTATATGGTGCAATATACCCTACATATAATTATCTTTtagttttatatatgtaaacatatgatatatagaatgatatcatgaaaaataagtttatctaattaaatttaatccTTCATATTCTCTAGTtcaatctaaaaataattgtttttctctcaatataattacattcactatacaaaaaattatttcatttcgGCGTACCAACCGGAGCAATAGTAAATCAATGGGCATGGGTAATCTTACTGAGTATTGAATCTGTAACCTCTTATAAGTTATCCGACAAGAGCGTGCACCACCCCACTACACATTCTTTTGATTCTCCTCACCTTCTCTTTTTAGGTCCAAGCAAAGGTTTAGTAATTCCTTTGAACTAGTAGCATCTCCTTCCCCGTCTCCGCCCACACTACCGGTGATATTAATTAGCTAAGGTTTAGTAATTACTTGTATTCTTTGGCACCAGTTTGGATAGAAGGATCAGTCCTTTGTGACTTCAGGCAATTAGGGATGTTAATTGTGGCAACTTTATTCACCAGTTCCGGTAACTCTAGCAAGTTGATCGCAATTCAACCAGTGAGTGTTTCACTTCACGTTTCGCTGATTTATGATTTCCGATGGGCAACATAAGAGACCAACGAagaattcagcaaaaaaaaaaaaaaaagagaccaACGAAGAAATGCTTTACCATCACTGAATCCGCTGAAGAATTTCTGAATAATCCTATCAGGATTCATGCTGGAAGTAAACAactaaattacaaaaaaggaataaataaGCGGGCTTATAAACACATGGGAAGGGGCCttgaatttatataaatgaaataattctATAGGTTTTTCCTCGCCATGTCATATTAAGGGAAGACCATTTAGGACTTTATCGCATTAACTACACGTTGTTGCAATTAGTACGGGCAACCTTGTTGGATAtaagaattaattaaaccaatcATATCACAATTCATTATTTTGAAACAGTGACAATCATCAACAAGACATACGTACGTACTGACTTAAATTCACACATATTAAGATGATCATCATCCATAACTAAATCACAACGGTACAGAGACATGTTTTACCCATATCCATGGATCTTTATGGGTAAATAAGGAAAGTGCACTAACAACGGAAGCAGATACCATGTATTTAATCACTAAATTAAACAGACACTTCACCcaaaagaaactaattattgtttaattaattaattaatcttatGTGTAGACTTATACATAATTAAGAAGATCAACCATGATGTTAAACTCTCGACGAAGACAACTAACTGAGTTATTTTCTCCGGGCGAATATTTTGTGGTTCATTGCTCTTTTTAAGCTTAATTTTCCGGTGTCATGGCTGGAGTTCTTTCACTGATCTTTCAAGAAGGCTCCTTTGAGAAAGTCCCTTGCCTGCGACAGCCCCAAGTGCTTTGCCTCTGATCCCTTCATGATCCTCAGCCTCTTGCATGATTCTATGAACATTCTGCATTAAACAAGAGCACATATATAAGATATGAAATCATGGTAATTTATTTGGAATATAAGGTATATACTATTACAAAAGTAGACAGAGGACTTTTGCCTAGCTTTCATCTGTCAGCATCTGATTTCATTCTTCAAAGTATGTTTAATCGATTAATTACGAATTTGACGTTATTGGGCGCTTATGGAAAATGTGGCGGCAAAAGGAGCGTTCCTTGCCTCGACCAAGTTGGGGCTTTTGACGACAAATTTCGGGTCAAGTTGTCGACAACATAATGACGAAGTTCGTTTATGTCGGCCACCTCACATGAATTGCACGACAAGGGAGTCGGTgcataataattcaaaataaaataaaataagaacatCTTTACATATAAATCTTCGTCAAAACAACGTTCTAATCAATGTGTCACTAGTACAACTCAAGCATCTTGCCCGAATGAAGAGAATcttcaattaatattattaataatattctAATTGAAATATGTATTAGGGCTGATTTAACAtccaatatatatcaaataagaTCTAAGGTAGTTAGAGCTTAGAGGCTAAAGGAATATAGCTAATTATGCCTGTTAATATTTTAGAGATTTTAAGATATTTATCTATccacaccccccccccccccccccccccccccccccccaacccccccacccaaaaaaaaagggtagtTATCTGTTTTCAACAAGAttaattttcgattttatgtAAAGATTGTCAGAGATTTTAACTTGTGATGCACAATTATCCTATTCTTCCGCCAATTGAAGAGATCGATCTATAGGCATTAAGAACTATCTCcatccttctccttctcattCATTTGATTTTCATCACTGGTCACCCGATTCGGACCTAATTTTCCCagattttatttctttgggTGAAATTCTGACAGCAAATGGTCGTCATACAAATTCTTTATCCTGAAGAGAGGCTATAACATATTGAAATGATTTAGATTCATTAAGCCGATTCAATTTCCTTTAATACatattagaaatatatatatatatatatatatttaaaaataaaaaagtgcaACATAAATGGGATTTGAGTTAAGGGGCTTACTCCCATGGAACGTCTCCGACGAGCATCCAGTCCTCATCTTTATCTTCGTAGATGAGCTTGTATTCACCACTCTCTGCCTCCTTCAATCCCTCACCTGTAAATTAATgcttattaataattttataacaattaatattggaaaaattaatagttattcgacaataaataatttactatagttttttttgtatatattgTGCGTATGGAGCAAATATATGATGTAGTCAAAATGGACTCATAAAATGTTTATATGGACCGACTATGATTCTTTCTACGGGTGATCGTCGCATGTACAAATTTATTTGTCATTCTTTGCATCTAGAGGGATATATGTATCTATTATGCTTTGCCAGGCTTAATAGATCTATTTTGAGGTTCTTTTCACTCCAAgtgaaaattacataaaagtGTATGGTGCTATGGCAACACACCAATTAATCTAGGAAGCatgttatatacatatgaaCTTAATTATTTTCCCAACTGTTATGTAAACTATCTCCATTACATGATATTATCCCATCTAATGGTTGCCGATAACCTGAATTTTGGCAATGTACAGTTACATGGTCTCATGTGCCGACCCATCTAATATTAGCTTAGCCAGTGAGAACAAAATTAAGAGGGTGTGTTGGCTAGTGAAATCATAACCACTACGTACGTACTGAAGAAAAACTATTCTACCCGCACCTTCTATTTTGAGTTAGGACGGCAGCCTACTTTCCTATACTTATGTTTGtattaaatgaaattatataaatgtaaaagcgAAATAAGTGGAAAGTGAGATCGAAATGACTATCTAGCTACACTCAAACTTACCAATGCCATAGCACCCAAAGAGCTTCTCGAGAGCTGAGGCAAGTTCCGAGTATCCGTTTTGCATGCTTAGATCAATCTTACGGAGATATATTGCTCCATCCATACTAACTTTCACGCATGTATTCTTTGAATTCTCAGCACGATCTTTCTCGGTGAAGCTGTTCTTCTTCCGGTACGAACACACCGGGGGCCACCCCACAACCTGACTCTTCGCTGGAGGGGCCTTCCGATCATCGTGCCCCTTACTCGATCCCAACCCCTCCTCGATAATCTCCAAGAAGGCCCTCTTCTTCTCGTTCTTCTCTGCAAAACTCAAACCGTCTGCCCCTGGAAGCCCTAGACGCAGCTCCGTGATCTCAAGCCCTAGCCCTCCTCTCTCCATTTCTTTGGATCGTCGCCGGCAATGTCAAGGCAATAGattttgcttcttcttcaaggCTAGGTTAAGAGTTGATGAGAGGGTTTATGATTATAAAGTGGGTGAAGAGTTTTTATACGAGGGGAGAGGACATGACAGATCTATTGCGGGTATATGGTCGGTCACATGAGAGGCAAGAGCGGGTCCCGCTATGCTTCTCATGAGACTAATAAAAGGCCGGCATTATAAGCTGGACAATGGGGACGGACAGATCCAAGGGTTGTTGATCATCGGTGATTTGGTGGGATCTCCTCGTGGCCATCTGATAAGGTGACAGCCCCATGTGGGTTTTCCTGGTTGAGAGGCTGAGATCAGTCCTTTTGCTGTATACGTATTTTTCCTGAAGTTGGGTACCCCATTTTCAGATGAGACCCCATGTAAGAAAAGAAGGGAGTAAATCATGGAACATGCATGTCCCATGTAATTAATATAAGGTTCCAGTTCATATATACGCATCcatcatgatgatgatgtgCGAGCATGGATGGACATTGCACATGCGTATGCATGCATATacatcatcatcatgatgAATTTACATTGAAAAATTACACACGGTCGACACCTCTAGCATTAACGTTCTCTCTTAAATGAATAAGCTTTagcttataatttattaagtGAACGATACaaatattcacccaaaaaaaaatacaatacaACTGAAGGAAAGTAGCAAGGCAAGTGATCAAAATATAGCACATGCCTTTGAGAGAAGAATGACTTCTGAAACGGGAGTGACAGTAGCTATTCAGTAGCAGCTATATAAGATTCCAATTAATGTTTGATAATGAAAGGGAATAGAAACTTTATGATGGAGAAAGATGGTAAAATTTTCATCCGTTAAGCCTATAAGTTTGGTTGGACtcattttctttccaaaatCTCGACCTGACAGACACCCAATAAAAATTACACGATACTATTAAAACTTGTTAGAAGTTCTAATATGTTAGGTCTATTATATCTATCCATGAATATACTGAATTAGGGAAAGGAGCcatgctccgtttggattcaaagtgagattttaaaatctgactttaacttaattctactcacaacaaaacaaaatagctcatccaaagtcaaagggtgggccccatttataccactctttttcaaaatcaaaatcatataacttatacaaagtcaaagggtggaccccatacataatcatttataccactttttttttcaaaatcaaaatctaattttaaaatgttacttacaaaccaaatGCACTATTTAAATTTCTTCTCAATGATGAATACTTTCAATTCCCATTCTTGTTTCCTGTCCGTTAAGCTCATGGTCtcctttataacaaaaaaaaagagtaaaaataatcaataatcaGATTTACATgcgcattatatatatatatatatatatgtaacatgcataaatatagatataaagaAAGGTCGTCtatcaagtaaattatatatgcatattatgTGTAAATCACACGTATGTCTTGAGTAAAATTACTTTGGAgtaatggcttgtttggtttcaaagtaagattttaaaatcctattttaacttaattatatcaacaacaaaacaaaataacttatacaaaatcaaaaaatgggtcatatttataccactcctttttcacaacaaaacaaaataattcatataaagtcaaagggtggaccccatttataccacttattttcaaaatcaaaatctgattttaaaatcctactttgaaaccaaacgtagCATAAAttacttgattttttttttgcacatTGCcaataagtaaaataaatttatcatattttgAATAGTTTTAGacgaaaaaataaagtaaatcaTTCTATTTCGGAAAACTTTTATTCAGATGTGTTTTAGTAAATAATTCACGACCGCACAATGATATCACTTTTACAATTGATTGTATtatagaatttttcttttggatcaCAAGAAAAGTGTATCAATTATtgtatttttgaattgaaCTCGCGATATGGTCCATGCATAAAATCGGTGTAATTAGTTGGATTTGTACTGGTTGTATGGTTGCTTGAAGACAAAGGAATAATATTCATGTCACACCCATAAGGGTACATGAATGGCCAACATGTGTTGCCAGGGAAATCAAATTGCATATAATTTAAacataagaagaagaagaacaagagataGCCAGCATAAGTTGAAAGGAAACTGAAGTTGGGGAATAAGGTCCAGCTGGTGACAATCACTCGCTCTCGTCTCTGTCTGTCGGGGGTACACTACATGCACTGATTCCCACGTACCATATCCCTAGTTGTTCTCTACCACTTGCAACTCCCGTAACTCACGACTTTAGAaacgctttttttttttccccatttaCCCGGTACCTGTAATTTAAGAAGTGAAACTCTCCCCTATAAGTTATAAAAAGTGAAACTCTCCCCAATCTTgtaaaatttctttatttactaGAATCGAACCAAGACATTTATTTGACATGAAGGGATGTCATACCACCTCAACTAACCCATGTTGGAGGCATTTAGCCTGTACGGACTCGGAAAGAGATTATCTATCGGGAAAAACCTGTATATATGGTCTCTGACGTAAATAATGTGTTGGTGTCGGATGTTGGAAGATCGTAGAGTccaataaatatattacctgtctatgaaatttaaaataaacaaaaaaatgatattcaCCCAGAGACAAAACTTGAAGAAAGTTGgatatccattttttttcttaatattactAAATTGTTATCATCTTAGATTTCTTCAATtaagataaatatttaaaactGACAAGTGCAATAAGGAAGCGATATGATTGCTTTTCAGGTAAACCCTTGACTCCTTTAAAATCGATTTTTCAAGTCTCTCTCATTGATGTGTTTATCCCTCATTGTCCACATCCTTAATACATTTATACTGAACAAATTTTAGATATTTTTGTacgttatttttatttagtgtATAATCGAAGAGctttttgagaaaattaaatCTCAATAATTCAAAGTTTTTctcaatatataaaattatattttcaaattcactgtgataaatttttaataaatacaaaCATTAGAATGTACTTGCTGAGAATTAATCACACATGGAAAAATAGAATAGAAAAGTATGGGTTTATAAGAAATTAGGTTTCACAACCTGTCAacttgaatttttgaattggataTGAGCTCAATTGTTTAGAGAAGTAGTgaatattttacatggtatcagaacGGGTTATGTTTCCGCAAGCAACCAGATGGACTCACACAATGCTAAGTCTTTTTGTCGACAGCAGCCGAAGTGCGCCCGTATGGGCTCGAGTGTCGAACTCGTGGTCTCTTTAACTGTTTCTTTTTTAGGGTGGGTTCTTCAAGATCATGTGGCAGGTGAATGTCAGAGCCATATGTTACTACATAAGGACATGTATTGAGAGTTAATCTCACGGGAAAAAATAGAATAGAAAAGTATGGGTTTATAAGATATTAGATTTTACAACTTATTAGCTCGAACTTTTGGATTTGATCCGGCCAAATCACTTACAGATCTAGTGGATATTTTACGGTACTTATTACACCATCTTTTTCCACTTTTATTTCT from Punica granatum isolate Tunisia-2019 chromosome 3, ASM765513v2, whole genome shotgun sequence includes:
- the LOC116198762 gene encoding auxin-induced protein AUX22-like, with the translated sequence MERGGLGLEITELRLGLPGADGLSFAEKNEKKRAFLEIIEEGLGSSKGHDDRKAPPAKSQVVGWPPVCSYRKKNSFTEKDRAENSKNTCVKVSMDGAIYLRKIDLSMQNGYSELASALEKLFGCYGIGEGLKEAESGEYKLIYEDKDEDWMLVGDVPWEMFIESCKRLRIMKGSEAKHLGLSQARDFLKGAFLKDQ